A window of Bradyrhizobium sp. AZCC 1610 contains these coding sequences:
- a CDS encoding thiamine phosphate synthase: MANKPVPPRPAPRLYLATSEVDDPAQLAAQLPELLAAADVAAVLMRLKQTDQRTMISRVKTLAPVIQNAGAALLLDGHVELVARAGADGAHLNGLAALEDALPSLKPDRIAGVGGLATRHDSMAAGERGADYVLFGEPDANGQRPSVEAIAERLQWWDELFEPPCIGFAASREEASEFAAAGADFVLVGDFIWADPRGAKAALIDAAQAIAQAHEAAFGKAKTGTGTDKAGHG, translated from the coding sequence TTGGCCAATAAACCCGTTCCGCCGCGCCCGGCGCCGCGCCTCTATCTCGCGACATCAGAGGTGGACGACCCGGCGCAGCTCGCGGCCCAGCTTCCGGAGCTATTGGCAGCGGCCGACGTCGCGGCGGTGCTGATGCGGCTGAAACAGACCGACCAGCGCACCATGATTTCGCGTGTGAAGACGCTGGCCCCCGTGATCCAGAATGCCGGCGCGGCGCTCCTGCTCGACGGCCATGTCGAATTGGTGGCGCGCGCAGGCGCCGACGGCGCGCATCTGAACGGCCTCGCCGCGCTGGAGGATGCCTTGCCGTCGCTGAAGCCGGACCGCATTGCCGGCGTCGGCGGCCTTGCCACGCGGCACGATTCGATGGCCGCCGGCGAACGGGGCGCGGACTACGTGCTGTTCGGCGAGCCCGACGCCAACGGCCAGCGGCCCTCGGTGGAAGCGATTGCCGAGCGCCTGCAATGGTGGGACGAACTGTTCGAGCCGCCTTGCATCGGTTTTGCCGCCTCGCGCGAGGAGGCTTCCGAATTCGCAGCCGCCGGCGCGGATTTTGTGCTGGTCGGCGATTTCATCTGGGCCGACCCGCGTGGCGCAAAGGCCGCGCTGATCGATGCCGCGCAGGCGATCGCACAGGCGCACGAAGCAGCGTTCGGAAAAGCCAAGACCGGCACTGGCACGGATAAGGCCGGGCACGGATAA
- a CDS encoding phosphoglycerate kinase produces MTKSFRTLDDVDVKGKRVLLRVDLNVPMENGRVTDATRLERVAPTITEISDKGGKVILLAHFGRPKGPDAKDSLKPVAAALGQVIKKPVAFADDCIGEAAAKAVAAMKDGDILCLENTRFHKEEEKNDPAFVGELAKLGDIWVNDAFSAAHRAHASTEGLGHKLPAYAGRTMQAELDALSKALEAPTKPVIAIIGGAKVSTKIDLLENLVTKVDALVIGGGMANTFLHAQGVGVGKSLAEKDLAATALRIVEKADAANCAIILPVDAVVAYHFAANSPSHAYGLDAIPADGMILDVGPQSTARIHAAIDDAKTLVWNGPLGAFEMTPFDRGTMVAAKHAAERTKAKKLISVAGGGDTVAALNQAGVSGDFSYVSTAGGAFLEWMEGKPLPGVEVLKLR; encoded by the coding sequence ATGACAAAATCATTCCGCACCCTCGATGACGTCGACGTGAAGGGCAAGCGCGTGCTGCTGCGCGTCGACCTCAACGTGCCGATGGAGAATGGCCGCGTCACCGACGCGACACGGCTCGAGCGCGTCGCGCCGACCATCACCGAAATTTCCGACAAGGGCGGCAAGGTCATCCTGCTCGCCCATTTCGGCCGGCCGAAGGGACCCGACGCCAAGGATTCGCTCAAACCCGTCGCGGCGGCGCTGGGGCAGGTCATCAAGAAGCCGGTTGCCTTCGCCGACGACTGTATCGGCGAGGCCGCGGCCAAGGCCGTGGCTGCGATGAAGGACGGCGACATCCTTTGTCTGGAGAACACGCGCTTCCATAAAGAGGAAGAGAAGAACGATCCGGCGTTCGTGGGCGAGCTGGCAAAGCTCGGCGACATCTGGGTCAACGATGCATTCTCGGCCGCGCACCGCGCGCACGCTTCCACCGAGGGCCTCGGCCACAAGCTGCCCGCCTATGCCGGCCGCACCATGCAGGCCGAACTCGACGCGCTTTCCAAGGCGCTGGAGGCGCCGACCAAGCCGGTGATCGCGATCATCGGAGGCGCAAAAGTCTCGACCAAGATCGATCTGCTCGAAAACCTCGTGACAAAGGTCGATGCGCTGGTGATCGGCGGCGGCATGGCCAACACCTTCCTGCACGCGCAGGGCGTCGGCGTCGGCAAGTCGCTGGCGGAGAAAGATCTCGCCGCGACCGCGCTGCGCATCGTGGAAAAAGCTGATGCCGCGAACTGCGCCATTATCCTGCCCGTCGATGCCGTGGTCGCCTATCACTTTGCGGCCAATTCGCCGTCGCACGCCTACGGGCTCGACGCCATCCCGGCCGACGGCATGATCCTCGATGTCGGCCCGCAATCGACTGCGCGGATTCACGCCGCAATCGATGACGCCAAGACACTGGTCTGGAACGGCCCGCTCGGCGCGTTCGAAATGACGCCGTTCGACCGTGGCACCATGGTAGCGGCGAAGCATGCCGCAGAGCGGACCAAGGCCAAGAAACTGATTTCTGTCGCCGGCGGCGGCGACACCGTCGCGGCGCTGAACCAGGCCGGAGTATCAGGCGATTTTTCCTATGTTTCGACCGCCGGCGGCGCGTTTCTCGAATGGATGGAAGGCAAACCGCTGCCCGGCGTCGAAGTTCTGAAACTGCGTTAG
- the tkt gene encoding transketolase, with product MTQVDHTRMANAIRGLAMDAVEKAKSGHPGLPMGTADIATVLFTQFLKFDVTAPTWPDRDRFVLSAGHGSMLLYALLYLTGNKDMTLDQIRNFRQLGSKTPGHPENFETSGVETTTGPLGQGIATSVGMALAEKMLAAEFGKKVVGHHTYVLASDGDLMEGVSQEAIAMAGHWKLNKLIVLYDDNGISIDGPTSLADSVDQVKRFKSAGWAAELIDGHDPKAIAAALTRAQKSSKPSLIACKTTIGYGAPTRAGTAKAHGEALGAEELKGAKEKLGISLEAFSVPDDVLTAWRAAGSRGAAAREEWEARFAELGSRKRAEFERRMRHERPASLAKALRAHKKALLESPQNVATRKSSESAIEAIAAAMPMEFLAGSADLTGSNNNRAKSAVAFSAKTPKGRFIHYGVREHGMAAAMNGIFLHGGFAPNGATFLVFTDYARPAMRLAALMGNGVVYVMTHDSIGLGEDGPTHQPVEHLAALRAIPNMRVFRPCDAVEVAECWELALNRVDGPTVLALTRQNLPQLRTSAPNDNPCAHGAYELVVAQGDAKVSLFASGSEVEIAVAAQKQLTERGIASRVVSVPSLELLLAQPADRRKAIIGNAPVKIAIEAAVRWGWDAVIGPDGEFVGMHGFGASAPAKDLFKHFGITAEAVVNAALKRLG from the coding sequence ATGACGCAGGTCGATCATACCCGTATGGCCAATGCGATTCGCGGGCTTGCCATGGATGCCGTCGAAAAGGCGAAATCCGGCCATCCCGGCTTGCCGATGGGCACCGCCGACATTGCGACCGTGCTGTTCACACAGTTCCTCAAATTCGATGTGACGGCTCCGACCTGGCCGGACCGCGACCGCTTCGTGCTCTCGGCCGGACACGGCTCGATGCTGCTCTATGCCTTGCTGTACCTCACCGGCAACAAGGACATGACGCTCGACCAGATCAGGAATTTCCGTCAGCTCGGTTCCAAGACGCCGGGGCACCCGGAAAACTTCGAGACCAGCGGCGTCGAGACCACCACCGGCCCGCTCGGCCAGGGCATCGCCACCTCGGTCGGCATGGCGCTGGCGGAAAAGATGCTGGCCGCGGAGTTCGGCAAGAAGGTGGTTGGGCATCACACTTACGTGCTCGCCTCCGACGGCGACCTGATGGAAGGCGTGTCGCAGGAAGCGATCGCGATGGCCGGGCACTGGAAGCTGAACAAGCTGATCGTGCTGTATGACGACAACGGCATCTCGATCGACGGCCCGACCTCGCTCGCCGATTCGGTCGACCAGGTGAAGCGATTCAAGTCCGCCGGCTGGGCGGCCGAGCTGATCGACGGCCATGACCCGAAGGCGATCGCAGCGGCCCTCACCCGCGCGCAAAAATCCAGCAAGCCGTCGCTGATCGCCTGCAAGACCACCATCGGCTACGGCGCACCGACGCGCGCCGGCACGGCGAAGGCCCATGGCGAGGCGCTCGGCGCCGAAGAGCTCAAGGGCGCCAAGGAAAAACTCGGCATCTCGCTCGAAGCCTTCTCGGTGCCGGACGACGTGCTGACGGCCTGGCGTGCGGCCGGCAGCCGCGGCGCTGCCGCGCGCGAGGAATGGGAAGCCCGCTTCGCTGAACTCGGCAGCCGCAAGCGCGCGGAGTTCGAGCGGCGGATGCGGCACGAGCGGCCGGCTTCGCTGGCAAAGGCGCTGCGCGCGCACAAGAAGGCGCTGTTGGAATCGCCGCAGAACGTCGCCACGCGGAAATCGTCCGAGTCCGCGATCGAGGCGATAGCAGCCGCGATGCCGATGGAATTCCTCGCCGGCTCCGCCGATCTCACCGGCTCCAACAACAACAGGGCGAAGTCGGCAGTGGCGTTTTCGGCCAAGACGCCGAAGGGCCGCTTCATCCATTACGGCGTCCGCGAGCACGGCATGGCGGCGGCCATGAACGGCATCTTCCTGCATGGCGGTTTTGCGCCGAACGGCGCGACCTTCCTGGTGTTCACGGACTACGCGCGGCCGGCGATGCGGCTGGCCGCGCTGATGGGCAACGGCGTCGTCTACGTGATGACCCATGATTCGATCGGGCTCGGTGAGGACGGACCGACGCATCAGCCGGTCGAACACCTCGCCGCGCTGCGTGCGATTCCCAACATGCGCGTATTCCGGCCCTGCGACGCCGTCGAGGTAGCGGAATGCTGGGAACTGGCGCTGAACCGTGTCGACGGCCCGACGGTGCTGGCACTGACCCGCCAGAACCTGCCGCAGCTCCGCACCTCAGCGCCCAACGACAATCCTTGCGCGCATGGCGCCTATGAGCTGGTCGTCGCACAGGGCGATGCCAAGGTGTCGCTGTTCGCCTCGGGCTCCGAGGTCGAGATCGCGGTGGCCGCTCAGAAGCAACTGACTGAGCGCGGCATCGCGTCGCGGGTGGTCTCGGTGCCCTCGCTCGAACTGCTGCTGGCGCAGCCGGCGGACCGGCGGAAGGCCATCATCGGCAACGCCCCGGTCAAGATCGCGATCGAAGCCGCAGTGCGCTGGGGCTGGGACGCCGTGATCGGCCCGGATGGTGAATTCGTGGGCATGCACGGTTTCGGTGCCAGCGCGCCCGCCAAGGACCTTTTCAAGCACTTCGGAATTACCGCCGAGGCCGTCGTTAACGCTGCCCTGAAGCGCTTGGGCTGA
- the gap gene encoding type I glyceraldehyde-3-phosphate dehydrogenase, translated as MAIRVGINGFGRIGRNILRAIAESGRKDIEVVGINDLGPVETNAHLLRFDSVHGRFPGTVTVDGDSLSLGNGKIKVSTERDPSKLPWKELGVDIALECTGIFSAKAKAVAHLTAGAKRVLVSAPSDGADATIVFGVNHDKLTKDHLVVSNGSCTTNCLAPIAKVLNDTVGIETGFMTTIHAYTGDQPTLDTLHSDLYRGRAAAMSMIPTSTGAAKAIGLVLPELQGKLDGVAIRVPTPNVSVVDLKIVAQRKTDVKEINEAMKRASEQQMKGILGYTTAPNVSIDFNHDPHSSTVHMDQTKVQNGTLVRVMSWYDNEWGFSNRMADTAVAMGKLL; from the coding sequence ATGGCAATCCGCGTCGGGATCAACGGATTTGGCCGCATCGGCCGCAATATCTTGCGAGCCATCGCCGAATCCGGCCGCAAGGATATCGAGGTGGTCGGGATCAACGATCTCGGCCCGGTCGAGACCAACGCCCACCTGCTGCGCTTCGATTCCGTGCATGGCCGCTTCCCCGGCACCGTGACCGTCGACGGCGACTCGCTCAGCCTCGGCAACGGCAAGATCAAGGTTTCCACCGAGCGCGATCCGTCCAAGCTTCCGTGGAAGGAACTCGGCGTCGACATCGCGCTGGAATGCACCGGGATCTTCAGCGCCAAGGCCAAGGCCGTCGCGCATCTCACTGCCGGCGCCAAGCGCGTGCTGGTTTCGGCTCCGTCTGACGGCGCGGACGCGACCATCGTGTTCGGCGTCAATCACGACAAGCTGACCAAGGATCATCTGGTCGTTTCCAACGGCTCCTGCACCACCAACTGCCTGGCGCCGATCGCCAAGGTGCTGAACGACACCGTCGGCATCGAAACCGGCTTCATGACCACGATCCACGCCTATACCGGCGACCAGCCGACGCTCGACACCCTGCACAGCGACCTCTATCGCGGCCGCGCGGCGGCGATGTCGATGATCCCGACCTCAACAGGTGCGGCCAAGGCGATCGGCCTGGTGCTGCCGGAACTGCAGGGCAAGCTCGACGGCGTCGCGATCCGCGTGCCGACGCCGAACGTCTCGGTGGTCGATCTCAAGATCGTCGCGCAGCGCAAGACCGACGTGAAGGAAATCAACGAGGCGATGAAACGCGCTTCGGAACAGCAGATGAAGGGCATCCTCGGCTACACCACCGCGCCCAACGTCTCGATCGACTTCAACCACGATCCCCACTCGTCCACGGTCCACATGGACCAGACCAAGGTGCAGAACGGCACGCTGGTGCGGGTGATGTCCTGGTACGACAATGAATGGGGTTTCTCCAACCGCATGGCCGACACCGCCGTGGCGATGGGGAAGCTGCTTTAA
- a CDS encoding inositol monophosphatase family protein produces MLYSALINVMVKAARRAGRSLKRDLGEIEHLQVSLKGPANFVTKADKRAEEMLYEDLAKARPGYGFIGEEGGMREGADKTHTWIVDPLDGTTNFLHGIPQFAISIGLRREDTIIAGVIYNPANDDLYIAERGKGAFLNDQRLRVAGRRQLNECVIACGLPHIGRGDHELSNREMAAIQNKVAGLRRFGAASLDLAFVAAGRLDGYWERNLQPWDIAAGQIMVRESGGTISGMEGSDDSLKTGHVICGNEYVHGELVKILGPLGK; encoded by the coding sequence ATGCTCTACTCAGCCCTTATCAACGTCATGGTGAAAGCTGCGCGCCGCGCCGGCCGCAGCCTCAAGCGCGACCTCGGCGAGATCGAGCACCTGCAGGTGTCGCTGAAGGGGCCCGCGAACTTCGTCACCAAGGCCGACAAGCGCGCCGAGGAAATGCTGTACGAGGACCTCGCCAAGGCGCGGCCGGGCTACGGCTTCATCGGCGAGGAAGGCGGAATGCGCGAAGGCGCCGACAAGACCCACACCTGGATCGTCGATCCCTTGGACGGCACCACCAACTTCCTGCACGGCATCCCGCAATTTGCGATCTCGATCGGTCTGCGGCGCGAAGACACCATCATCGCCGGCGTGATCTACAACCCCGCCAATGACGATCTCTACATCGCCGAGCGCGGCAAGGGCGCGTTCCTCAACGACCAGCGGCTGCGCGTCGCCGGCCGCCGCCAGCTCAATGAATGCGTGATCGCCTGCGGCCTGCCGCATATCGGCCGCGGCGACCATGAATTGTCGAACCGCGAGATGGCCGCGATCCAGAACAAGGTGGCGGGCCTGCGCCGCTTCGGCGCCGCCTCGCTCGACCTCGCCTTCGTCGCCGCCGGCCGTCTCGACGGCTACTGGGAACGCAATCTGCAGCCCTGGGACATCGCAGCCGGGCAGATCATGGTGCGGGAGTCCGGCGGGACGATCTCTGGCATGGAGGGCAGCGACGATTCGCTGAAGACGGGTCACGTGATCTGCGGGAACGAGTATGTGCACGGAGAACTGGTGAAGATACTGGGGCCGCTGGGAAAATAG
- a CDS encoding tetratricopeptide repeat protein — protein sequence MKLLRPISLLAGLLMTMTGATAQVSLTPPAAQPPANPPAAKKEAPKPKAPSAAKKPAATPTLAAPPTAPLKPAITTKPTATPVPSPSPTAGFEDPNADLVYGAYQRGLYKTAFDLATTRAQYNGDPKAMTMLGELYANGLGIKRDYAKAADWYQRAADAGDREGMFALAMLRLSGRGGATNREQAVKLLASAAKLGNPKAAYNLALLYLDGNTLPQDTRRAAELLRTAADAGNPEAQYALATFYKEGTGVPKDIDKAVRLLQAAALADNVDAEVEYAIALFNGTGTPKNQPAAVALLRKAARQNSPIAQNRLARVLVTGQGAPMDKIEGLKWHLVAKTAGKGDPELDERLSELSPEDRAKVQEAAKKWTGTASK from the coding sequence ATGAAACTCCTGCGTCCCATATCGCTGCTTGCGGGCCTCTTGATGACGATGACCGGCGCCACCGCGCAGGTCTCGCTGACGCCGCCTGCCGCGCAGCCGCCCGCAAACCCTCCGGCGGCGAAAAAGGAAGCGCCCAAACCAAAGGCGCCGAGCGCAGCGAAAAAGCCCGCTGCGACGCCGACACTGGCGGCGCCGCCGACGGCGCCGCTCAAGCCCGCGATAACGACCAAGCCCACGGCAACGCCTGTGCCCTCCCCCTCGCCGACGGCCGGCTTCGAGGATCCGAACGCCGACCTCGTCTACGGCGCCTACCAGCGCGGCCTCTACAAGACGGCCTTCGATCTCGCCACCACGCGCGCGCAGTATAACGGCGATCCCAAGGCGATGACGATGCTGGGCGAGCTCTATGCCAACGGGCTCGGCATCAAGCGCGACTATGCGAAGGCCGCCGATTGGTACCAGCGCGCGGCGGACGCCGGCGACCGCGAAGGCATGTTCGCGCTCGCCATGCTGCGGCTGTCCGGCCGCGGCGGCGCCACCAACCGCGAGCAGGCGGTCAAGCTGCTGGCCTCCGCCGCCAAGCTTGGCAACCCCAAGGCGGCCTACAATCTGGCGCTGCTCTATCTCGACGGCAACACGCTGCCGCAGGACACCAGGCGCGCCGCCGAGCTGCTGCGCACCGCGGCCGACGCAGGCAACCCGGAGGCGCAATACGCGCTGGCGACCTTCTACAAGGAAGGCACCGGCGTGCCGAAGGACATCGACAAGGCGGTGCGGCTGCTGCAGGCGGCTGCGCTGGCCGACAATGTCGACGCCGAGGTCGAGTACGCGATTGCACTGTTCAATGGCACCGGCACGCCGAAGAACCAGCCGGCCGCGGTCGCGCTCTTGCGCAAGGCTGCCCGGCAGAATTCGCCGATCGCGCAGAATCGCCTCGCTCGCGTGCTGGTCACCGGACAGGGCGCGCCTATGGACAAGATCGAGGGCCTGAAGTGGCACCTTGTCGCCAAGACCGCCGGCAAGGGTGATCCCGAGCTGGATGAGCGGCTCTCGGAGCTCAGCCCCGAGGATCGCGCCAAGGTTCAGGAAGCCGCGAAAAAATGGACCGGCACCGCCAGCAAATGA
- a CDS encoding LysR family transcriptional regulator: protein MDLRRLKTFVTIAELGTVSKAAVHLRIGQPALSRQISDLQQELELRLFDRVGRRLVLTAQGEQLLVDCRRVLIDLNSVHERAAALRRGDSGRLKVLAPPHTIESVLSGFLPRYAESFPQVHVELTEALGPEQPALLERGEAHVGIRIDPGDDPRLETRVLQSADVLAVSAATVELGKSGVITIERLISYPLLLPSGYSVRRLFEAACRLAKVHPKVMLESRASHTLLTLAEAGQGVAIVPSLQRTDRYKVRVARITHGGKPIRERVAVQWDRRRPLPPYALTFCEHLARYMHTVFPVTKPTKTNRSVGLRAR from the coding sequence ATGGATCTGAGGCGCCTGAAAACTTTTGTTACCATTGCCGAACTTGGCACGGTGTCCAAAGCGGCGGTGCACCTGCGCATTGGGCAGCCCGCGCTGTCGCGCCAAATCAGCGATCTTCAGCAGGAGCTCGAGCTACGTCTCTTTGATCGTGTAGGACGCCGCTTGGTTCTAACGGCCCAAGGCGAGCAGCTCCTCGTGGATTGTCGGCGCGTCCTAATCGACCTCAACAGCGTGCACGAGCGGGCAGCGGCGCTTCGGCGCGGCGACAGCGGAAGGCTGAAAGTCTTAGCCCCGCCGCACACGATTGAAAGCGTGCTATCCGGGTTTCTACCGCGGTATGCTGAGAGCTTTCCGCAGGTTCATGTCGAATTGACTGAGGCCCTTGGGCCTGAGCAACCCGCCCTACTCGAGCGCGGTGAAGCTCATGTCGGCATCAGAATTGACCCAGGTGATGATCCTCGCCTCGAGACGCGCGTCCTACAGTCCGCGGATGTGTTGGCTGTCAGTGCTGCAACCGTCGAACTCGGCAAATCCGGTGTCATAACGATCGAGCGGCTTATCTCATACCCGCTCCTGTTACCGTCGGGCTATTCCGTCCGCCGCCTGTTCGAGGCGGCTTGCCGCCTGGCAAAAGTCCATCCCAAGGTAATGCTGGAGAGCCGCGCATCGCATACGCTATTGACCTTGGCAGAGGCTGGGCAAGGTGTGGCGATCGTCCCATCCCTTCAGCGAACTGATCGCTACAAAGTGCGCGTCGCCCGAATAACGCACGGGGGCAAGCCCATTCGAGAACGCGTTGCGGTTCAGTGGGACAGGCGCCGTCCACTTCCGCCGTACGCCCTCACTTTTTGCGAACACCTGGCCCGCTACATGCACACCGTCTTCCCTGTCACAAAGCCTACCAAGACCAACCGCTCCGTGGGTCTTCGTGCGCGCTAA
- a CDS encoding cell division protein ZapA, which translates to MSHINVTINGRQYRMACEEGQEVRLLKLAENLETRVGELRGKFGEIGDARLTVMAALTVCDELLDANARIRALEGELETLRNVRVAAADRAKATQVAVANALNAAADRIEKTTQMLNRTIGSGVAIG; encoded by the coding sequence ATGAGCCACATCAACGTCACCATCAACGGCCGGCAGTACCGCATGGCCTGCGAGGAAGGGCAGGAAGTACGGCTCCTGAAGCTCGCCGAGAACCTGGAAACGCGGGTCGGCGAGTTGCGCGGCAAGTTCGGCGAGATCGGCGATGCGCGCCTTACGGTGATGGCCGCGCTCACGGTGTGCGATGAACTGCTCGATGCCAACGCGCGCATCCGTGCGCTCGAGGGCGAACTCGAAACCCTGCGCAACGTGCGCGTCGCCGCCGCCGACCGCGCCAAGGCCACCCAGGTCGCTGTCGCCAACGCGCTCAACGCGGCGGCCGACCGCATCGAAAAGACCACGCAGATGCTGAACCGCACCATCGGCAGCGGCGTCGCGATCGGGTGA
- a CDS encoding class I fructose-bisphosphate aldolase, with protein sequence MNLADLNKVALAMVTPGKGILAADESSGTIKKRFDAIKVESTEENRRDYREMLFRSTEAMSKYVSGVILYDETIWQNAKDGTPLVKLIEQSGAIPGIKVDEGTQSLPQCPGELVTVGLDKLAERLKKYYERGARFAKWRAVIDIGAGIPTMTAIDVNAHALARYAALCQAAQIVPIVEPEVLMDGDHDIDRCYDVTQRVLNKTFQELLIQRVELEGMVLKPNMAISGKKCAKQASVEEVAEKTVRLLKACVPAAVPGIAFLSGGQSDEEATAHLNAMNRIGGLPWRLTFSYGRALQAAPQKAWSGKAENIAAGQRAFTHRARMNALASKGEWETGLEKKVA encoded by the coding sequence ATGAATCTCGCTGACCTCAACAAGGTTGCCCTCGCCATGGTCACTCCAGGCAAGGGCATTCTCGCCGCCGACGAATCCTCGGGCACGATCAAGAAGCGTTTCGACGCCATCAAGGTCGAATCGACCGAGGAGAACCGCCGCGACTATCGCGAAATGCTGTTTCGCTCCACCGAGGCGATGAGCAAGTATGTCTCGGGTGTGATCCTCTACGACGAGACCATCTGGCAAAATGCCAAGGACGGCACGCCGCTGGTCAAGCTGATCGAGCAGTCCGGCGCGATCCCCGGCATCAAGGTCGATGAGGGAACGCAAAGCTTGCCGCAATGTCCGGGTGAACTGGTGACCGTCGGCCTCGACAAGCTCGCCGAGCGGCTGAAGAAATATTACGAGCGCGGCGCGCGCTTTGCGAAGTGGCGCGCGGTGATCGATATCGGGGCCGGTATTCCCACGATGACCGCGATCGACGTCAACGCGCATGCGCTGGCGCGCTATGCGGCGCTGTGCCAGGCGGCGCAGATCGTGCCCATCGTCGAGCCGGAAGTGCTGATGGACGGCGATCACGACATCGACCGCTGCTATGACGTGACCCAGCGGGTGCTGAACAAGACGTTCCAGGAATTGCTGATACAGCGCGTCGAACTCGAAGGCATGGTGCTGAAGCCCAACATGGCCATTTCAGGCAAGAAGTGCGCGAAGCAGGCTTCCGTCGAGGAAGTCGCCGAAAAAACTGTGCGGCTGCTGAAGGCGTGCGTTCCCGCGGCCGTGCCGGGTATCGCCTTCCTCTCCGGCGGACAGTCCGACGAGGAGGCGACCGCACATCTGAACGCCATGAACCGGATCGGCGGCCTCCCCTGGCGGCTGACATTCTCCTATGGCCGGGCGTTGCAGGCGGCGCCGCAAAAGGCCTGGTCGGGTAAGGCCGAGAACATCGCCGCGGGCCAGCGCGCCTTCACGCATCGCGCGCGGATGAATGCGCTGGCAAGCAAGGGCGAGTGGGAAACCGGCCTTGAAAAGAAGGTCGCCTAG
- a CDS encoding DUF4164 domain-containing protein — protein MSDRHTNGAGNAEPVYADIDAATRRLMMALDALEAAAERRRDADRDENELASRIQALGADRSRLADELDGSLVKTRRLERTNREIAEKLDVAIGTIRAVLDAGEGE, from the coding sequence ATGAGCGATCGTCACACCAACGGGGCCGGCAATGCCGAGCCGGTCTATGCCGACATCGACGCCGCCACGCGGCGCCTGATGATGGCGCTCGATGCGCTCGAGGCCGCGGCCGAGCGGCGGCGCGATGCTGATCGCGACGAGAACGAACTGGCGAGCCGGATCCAGGCGCTTGGCGCCGATCGCTCGCGGCTCGCCGACGAACTCGACGGCTCGCTGGTGAAGACGCGGCGGCTGGAGCGCACCAACCGCGAGATCGCCGAAAAACTGGACGTCGCGATCGGCACCATCCGTGCGGTGCTCGATGCCGGAGAGGGCGAATGA
- the fba gene encoding class II fructose-bisphosphate aldolase (catalyzes the reversible aldol condensation of dihydroxyacetonephosphate and glyceraldehyde 3-phosphate in the Calvin cycle, glycolysis, and/or gluconeogenesis) has translation MARITLRQLLDHAAEHEYGVPAFNINNMEQALAIMEAASAVDAPVIIQASRGARSYANDVMLRHMMDAVTEIYPQIPVCVHLDHGNEPATCMTAIQSGFTSVMMDGSLKADGKTPGDWDYNVGVTKTVTDMAHLGGISVEGELGVLGSLETGMGDKEDGHGAEGKLSHDQLLTNPDEAVKFVKETRVDALAIAMGTSHGAYKFTRKPDGDILAMNVIEEIHRKLPNTHLVMHGSSSVPQDLQEIINANGGKMKPTWGVPVSEIQRGIKNGVRKINIDTDNRMAMTGQIRKVLNDNPEEFDPRKYLKPAMEAMAKLCKQRLQEFNTAGQASKIKKVLTTAEMAKRYSKGELDPRVA, from the coding sequence ATGGCTCGCATTACCTTGCGTCAACTGCTCGATCACGCGGCAGAGCACGAGTATGGGGTGCCGGCTTTCAACATCAACAACATGGAGCAGGCGCTGGCCATCATGGAGGCCGCCTCCGCGGTCGATGCCCCCGTCATCATCCAGGCCTCGCGCGGCGCGCGCTCCTACGCCAATGACGTGATGCTCCGCCACATGATGGACGCCGTCACCGAAATCTATCCGCAGATTCCGGTCTGCGTGCATCTCGATCACGGCAACGAACCGGCGACCTGCATGACTGCGATCCAGTCCGGCTTCACCTCCGTGATGATGGACGGTTCGCTGAAGGCGGACGGCAAGACCCCCGGCGACTGGGACTACAATGTCGGCGTGACCAAGACCGTCACCGACATGGCCCATCTCGGCGGCATCTCGGTAGAGGGCGAACTCGGCGTGCTCGGTTCGCTGGAGACCGGCATGGGCGACAAGGAAGACGGCCACGGCGCCGAGGGCAAGCTGTCGCACGACCAGCTGCTTACCAACCCGGATGAAGCCGTGAAGTTCGTCAAGGAGACCAGGGTCGACGCGCTGGCGATCGCGATGGGCACTTCGCACGGCGCCTACAAGTTCACCCGCAAGCCGGACGGCGACATCCTCGCCATGAACGTGATCGAGGAGATCCATCGCAAGCTGCCGAACACGCATCTGGTGATGCACGGTTCGTCCTCGGTGCCGCAGGACCTGCAGGAGATCATCAACGCCAATGGCGGCAAGATGAAGCCGACCTGGGGCGTGCCGGTTTCCGAAATCCAGCGCGGCATCAAGAACGGCGTGCGCAAGATCAACATCGATACCGACAACCGCATGGCGATGACCGGGCAGATCCGCAAAGTCCTGAACGATAATCCCGAAGAGTTCGATCCGCGCAAATATCTGAAGCCGGCGATGGAGGCGATGGCCAAGCTGTGCAAGCAGCGGCTGCAGGAATTCAATACCGCTGGCCAGGCCAGCAAGATCAAGAAGGTGCTGACCACGGCCGAAATGGCCAAACGGTACAGCAAGGGTGAGCTTGACCCGCGGGTCGCCTGA